A stretch of Lactuca sativa cultivar Salinas chromosome 6, Lsat_Salinas_v11, whole genome shotgun sequence DNA encodes these proteins:
- the LOC111879634 gene encoding MADS-box protein FBP24 gives MGRGKIEVKRIENHTSRQVTFSKRRTGLLKKTHELSVLCDAQIGLIVFSSKGKLFEYTTHPLSMSQIIDRYLKTTGSRIPDYNNREHLHSELTRIKKETSNLQLSLQRYKGDDLSSAQLDELNQLEQQLEYSIQKVRARKFQLWQQQVDNLQRKEKLLERENEEMHNWLMSKRQVEINQQEAAAMTELKLVGQEHQLFEQFPFYGSEEQPNSVLQLAANLPDLQLHSYQYHRLQPTHPNLHQESTSAQYHIYD, from the exons ATGGGACGAGGAAAGATCGAAGTGAAGAGAATTGAGAACCATACAAGCAGGCAAGTGACTTTTTCAAAGAGGCGAACTGGGCTTTTAAAGAAGACACATGAGCTGTCTGTGCTTTGTGATGCCCAGATTGGTCTCATCGTCTTCTCTAGCAAAGGGAAACTGTTTGAATACACAACTCACCCTCTCAG CATGTCCCAAATCATAGACAGATATTTGAAAACAACTGGTTCTCGTATTCCTGACTACAATAACAGG GAACATCTGCATAGTGAGTTGACAAGGATAAAGAAGGAGACATCGAATCTTCAGCTAAGTCTTCAACGATACAAAGGTGATGACTTGAGCTCCGCACAGCTTGATGAGCTCAATCAACTCGAACAGCAGTTGGAATACTCCATCCAGAAGGTCCGAGCTAGAAAG TTCCAACTCTGGCAACAACAGGTGGACAATCTTCAAAGGAAG GAAAAATTGCTGGAGAGGGAAAATGAAGAAATGCATAACTGG TTGATGAGTAAACGACAAGTGGAGATAAACCAACAAGAAGCAGCAGCAATGACTGAGCTCAAGCTTGTTGGACAAGAACATCAATTATTCGAACAGTTTCCATTTTATGGATCAGAAGAGCAGCCCAACAGTGTTCTGCAACTCGCTGCGAATCTCCCTGACCTTCAACTTCATTCATACCAGTATCATCGTCTTCAGCCCACTCATCCCAACCTTCATCAAGAATCGACTAGTGCACAATATCACATCTATg ACTGA
- the LOC111879635 gene encoding MADS-box protein defh21, producing the protein MSYHTVMGRGKIEVKRIENHTSRQVTFSKRRTGLLKKTHELSVLCDAQIGLIVFSSKGKLFEYTTHPLSMSQIIDRYLKTTGSRIPDYNNREHLHSELTRIKKETSNLQLSLQRYKGDDLSSAQLDELNQLEQQLEYSIQKVRARKFQLWQQQVDNLQRKEKLLERENEEMHNWLMSKRQVEINQQEAAAMTELKLVGQEHQLFEQFPFYGSEEQPNSVLQLAANLPDLQLHSYQYHRLQPTHPNLHQESTSAQYHIYAFNDVVPCGYLD; encoded by the exons ATGAGTTATCATACAGTAATGGGACGAGGAAAGATCGAAGTGAAGAGAATTGAGAACCATACAAGCAGGCAAGTGACTTTTTCAAAGAGGCGAACTGGGCTTTTAAAGAAGACACATGAGCTGTCTGTGCTTTGTGATGCCCAGATTGGTCTCATCGTCTTCTCTAGCAAAGGGAAACTGTTTGAATACACAACTCACCCTCTCAG CATGTCCCAAATCATAGACAGATATTTGAAAACAACTGGTTCTCGTATTCCTGACTACAATAACAGG GAACATCTGCATAGTGAGTTGACAAGGATAAAGAAGGAGACATCGAATCTTCAGCTAAGTCTTCAACGATACAAAGGTGATGACTTGAGCTCCGCACAGCTTGATGAGCTCAATCAACTCGAACAGCAGTTGGAATACTCCATCCAGAAGGTCCGAGCTAGAAAG TTCCAACTCTGGCAACAACAGGTGGACAATCTTCAAAGGAAG GAAAAATTGCTGGAGAGGGAAAATGAAGAAATGCATAACTGG TTGATGAGTAAACGACAAGTGGAGATAAACCAACAAGAAGCAGCAGCAATGACTGAGCTCAAGCTTGTTGGACAAGAACATCAATTATTCGAACAGTTTCCATTTTATGGATCAGAAGAGCAGCCCAACAGTGTTCTGCAACTCGCTGCGAATCTCCCTGACCTTCAACTTCATTCATACCAGTATCATCGTCTTCAGCCCACTCATCCCAACCTTCATCAAGAATCGACTAGTGCACAATATCACATCTATg CATTTAATGATGTGGTCCCATGTGGATATTTAGATTAA